From a region of the Cognatiyoonia koreensis genome:
- a CDS encoding SAM-dependent methyltransferase encodes MILTTTEGQKNLPRYFAAVYERTKDIKRGRLDIKLPDGRVFRCEGPEPGFVAEVHIHNPDIFARTIRDGDMGFCEGYLDEWWTTPDLLTFMDLVHDDAEEMYDGFPGQALVRTYEKLRFWLQSNSKRQAKKNISYHYDLGNDFYRLWLDETMTYSAAKFETGQESLEKAQEQKYASMIDQMGAVSGDHVLEIGCGWGGFAEYAAKERGIKVTGLTISQEQYDYAVQRIANAGLSDMVTFKMQDYRDEKGTYDGIASIEMFEAVGEKYWPVYFDTVRDRLKPGKNATLQIITVADRRWEVYNRGPDFIQKYIFPGGMLPSPTKLKQAVENAGLSVSHSIEFGDGYSQTLRRWYETFNEKWDQISALGFDERFRRMWNFYLTSCAGTFHSGNCDVTQITVKKPA; translated from the coding sequence ATGATCTTGACGACGACTGAGGGGCAAAAGAATTTGCCTCGCTACTTTGCAGCTGTTTACGAGCGAACCAAAGACATCAAGCGTGGACGCTTGGATATTAAACTCCCTGATGGACGCGTCTTTCGATGTGAGGGCCCCGAGCCGGGGTTTGTCGCAGAGGTTCACATCCACAATCCAGACATCTTTGCCCGCACGATCCGTGACGGCGACATGGGGTTTTGCGAAGGTTATCTTGACGAATGGTGGACAACGCCGGACTTGCTGACATTTATGGACCTTGTGCATGACGATGCCGAAGAGATGTATGACGGATTTCCCGGACAGGCGCTGGTCAGAACCTACGAAAAGCTGCGCTTCTGGCTGCAATCCAATTCAAAGCGCCAAGCAAAAAAGAACATCAGCTATCATTATGATTTGGGGAATGATTTCTATCGTCTCTGGCTTGATGAAACGATGACGTATTCAGCTGCAAAGTTCGAAACTGGTCAGGAAAGCCTGGAAAAGGCACAAGAACAGAAATACGCGTCCATGATCGATCAGATGGGCGCGGTTTCGGGTGATCATGTGCTTGAGATTGGATGCGGTTGGGGCGGATTTGCTGAGTATGCAGCCAAGGAACGTGGGATCAAGGTGACCGGCCTGACGATTTCACAGGAACAGTATGATTATGCTGTGCAACGGATTGCTAATGCCGGTCTGTCTGACATGGTGACATTCAAAATGCAGGACTACCGGGATGAAAAAGGTACCTACGATGGTATTGCAAGCATCGAAATGTTTGAAGCTGTAGGTGAAAAATACTGGCCGGTTTATTTCGATACCGTGCGTGATCGCCTGAAACCGGGCAAGAACGCCACACTCCAGATTATCACTGTCGCTGATCGCCGGTGGGAGGTCTACAACCGTGGCCCGGATTTTATACAGAAATACATTTTCCCCGGTGGCATGCTGCCCAGTCCGACCAAACTAAAGCAAGCAGTTGAAAACGCAGGTCTTTCTGTTTCTCATTCAATCGAGTTTGGTGATGGCTATAGTCAGACGCTGCGTCGTTGGTATGAGACGTTCAATGAAAAGTGGGATCAGATCTCGGCACTTGGTTTCGAC
- a CDS encoding cryptochrome/photolyase family protein, giving the protein MTEKSPILMWFRRDLRLGDHEALSAACDSGRPVIPVFIYDEETQGQGAAPRFRLSLSIEALSKSLVEKKSKLILRKGDAYSCLSKLIKETGAGSVYWSRLYDPVSKDRDTRIKAALKKDGIEAKSFKGHVLFEPWTVETKSGGFYKVYTPMWKMVRDRDLPSALPTPSKIPAPDSWPSSDALNGWRMGADMNRGRDVVVSYCTVGETAASHRLGVFIANRVSNYQKNRDIPGVDGTSGLSENLTYGEISPRKCWHSGWDALHDGKNDAEVFLKELVWREFAYHLAHHTPRIVSENWKEDWDAFPWKTDERLAEIKAWKQGRTGIRFVDAAMREMYVTGTMHNRGRMIVASYLTKHLMCHWKVGMEWFAECLIDWDPCSNAMGWQWSAGSGPDATPYFRVFNPVTQLDKFDKDREYVRKWIAEERQNPSATAKSYFEAIPRSWNMSSNDDYPEPIVSADEGRKRALEAYESRDF; this is encoded by the coding sequence ATGACAGAAAAATCACCTATCCTGATGTGGTTCAGACGCGACCTGCGTTTGGGCGATCATGAGGCGCTGAGCGCTGCGTGTGACAGCGGTAGACCTGTCATCCCCGTGTTCATCTACGACGAAGAAACGCAAGGGCAGGGCGCAGCACCTCGCTTTCGGCTATCTTTGTCGATCGAGGCGTTATCCAAAAGCTTGGTCGAGAAAAAAAGCAAATTGATTTTGCGCAAGGGTGACGCCTACAGCTGCCTGTCAAAGTTGATAAAGGAAACCGGCGCTGGCTCTGTCTACTGGTCGCGCCTTTATGACCCGGTGTCGAAGGATCGGGACACACGCATAAAGGCGGCTTTGAAGAAGGACGGTATTGAAGCCAAATCGTTCAAGGGCCATGTGCTGTTCGAGCCTTGGACAGTCGAAACCAAAAGCGGTGGTTTCTACAAGGTTTATACGCCGATGTGGAAAATGGTGCGTGATCGTGACTTGCCCTCCGCATTGCCAACGCCCAGTAAGATTCCGGCACCGGACAGCTGGCCTTCGTCTGACGCTTTGAATGGTTGGCGCATGGGTGCCGACATGAACCGAGGGCGCGATGTCGTGGTTTCGTATTGTACGGTCGGTGAAACAGCGGCGTCGCATCGGCTAGGTGTATTCATAGCCAACCGAGTCAGTAATTATCAGAAGAACCGGGATATCCCCGGTGTCGACGGCACATCAGGTCTTTCCGAAAACCTGACCTACGGCGAAATCAGTCCACGCAAATGTTGGCATTCCGGCTGGGACGCGTTGCACGATGGCAAGAATGACGCAGAAGTGTTTCTTAAGGAATTGGTCTGGCGCGAATTTGCTTATCACTTGGCCCATCACACGCCAAGGATCGTGAGCGAGAATTGGAAAGAAGATTGGGATGCATTTCCTTGGAAAACTGACGAGCGCTTGGCGGAGATCAAAGCGTGGAAGCAAGGCCGCACCGGTATCCGGTTTGTAGATGCCGCCATGCGGGAAATGTACGTCACTGGCACGATGCACAATCGTGGCCGCATGATTGTTGCGTCATATTTGACCAAGCATCTGATGTGTCATTGGAAAGTCGGAATGGAGTGGTTTGCGGAGTGTCTTATAGATTGGGATCCGTGCAGCAACGCCATGGGCTGGCAGTGGTCTGCCGGATCAGGTCCGGATGCCACGCCCTATTTTCGCGTCTTTAATCCGGTGACACAGCTCGACAAGTTCGACAAAGATCGCGAATACGTACGCAAGTGGATTGCAGAAGAACGACAAAATCCCTCCGCCACGGCAAAAAGCTATTTCGAAGCAATTCCAAGGAGTTGGAACATGTCATCCAATGATGATTACCCTGAACCAATTGTCAGTGCGGATGAGGGGCGAAAGCGGGCGCTTGAGGCCTATGAGTCTCGGGATTTCTAG
- a CDS encoding aminotransferase class V-fold PLP-dependent enzyme, giving the protein MELDIAWVRAQFPAFSQPSLTGQAFFENAGGSYTCRQVIDRLHRFYTERKVQPYAPYAASELAGAEMDEARERLAEILGVKTHEVSFGPSTTQNTYVLAQAVRQWLTPGDVIVVTNQDHEANTGPWRRLAAEGIAVREWQIDPVSGLLDLAELPELLDGAKVLAFPHCSNVVAAINDVAAVCKIARRHGVRTCVDGVSYAPHGFPNVGALGCDVYLFSAYKTYGPHQGIMVMREDWGFELPNQGHHFNGESLYKRFTPAGPDHAQVAASAGMADYMEALSTHHGGANPHDLMRGAETALLQPLLDYLKEKNSVRVIGPTNAQKRAPTIALAVQENAESLAKKLAPHGIMAGGGDFYAQRPLEAMGIDLSTGVLRLSFTHYTKKAEIDRLMSALDAVL; this is encoded by the coding sequence ATGGAATTAGATATTGCTTGGGTCCGGGCCCAGTTTCCCGCTTTTAGCCAACCGTCCCTGACGGGACAGGCCTTCTTTGAAAACGCCGGTGGCAGTTACACCTGTAGGCAGGTGATCGACCGTCTGCATCGCTTTTACACTGAACGGAAGGTGCAACCCTACGCACCATATGCAGCGTCTGAACTTGCAGGTGCCGAAATGGACGAGGCACGCGAACGGTTGGCGGAGATTCTGGGTGTGAAGACACATGAAGTGTCTTTTGGACCTTCCACGACCCAAAATACCTACGTGTTGGCTCAGGCAGTGCGGCAGTGGCTCACGCCTGGTGATGTTATTGTTGTCACCAATCAGGATCATGAGGCGAACACAGGACCATGGCGCCGTCTAGCGGCCGAAGGTATCGCGGTGCGCGAGTGGCAGATTGATCCGGTGTCAGGCCTCCTCGATCTCGCCGAATTGCCGGAACTTCTAGACGGTGCGAAAGTGCTGGCATTCCCGCATTGCTCCAACGTGGTAGCTGCGATCAACGATGTTGCCGCAGTTTGTAAAATTGCACGTCGACATGGCGTGCGCACCTGTGTCGACGGTGTGTCCTATGCCCCGCATGGGTTTCCCAATGTTGGCGCACTTGGCTGTGACGTTTATCTGTTCAGCGCCTACAAGACCTATGGGCCGCATCAAGGGATCATGGTCATGCGCGAGGATTGGGGCTTTGAACTGCCTAACCAAGGACACCATTTCAATGGTGAAAGCCTGTATAAACGGTTTACGCCCGCTGGACCCGATCACGCACAGGTCGCCGCAAGTGCAGGTATGGCGGATTATATGGAAGCGCTTTCAACTCATCACGGCGGGGCGAACCCACACGACTTGATGCGCGGTGCTGAAACAGCGCTCCTCCAGCCTTTGCTTGATTACCTCAAGGAAAAGAACTCTGTCCGGGTCATCGGTCCGACGAATGCCCAAAAACGCGCGCCTACGATTGCACTTGCCGTACAGGAAAATGCAGAGAGTTTGGCAAAAAAACTCGCGCCACATGGTATTATGGCCGGCGGAGGCGATTTTTATGCGCAGCGCCCACTGGAAGCGATGGGGATAGACTTGTCCACAGGCGTCTTGAGACTCAGTTTCACGCACTACACGAAGAAAGCCGAGATCGACCGGCTAATGTCTGCACTTGATGCGGTGCTCTGA
- a CDS encoding BCCT family transporter has product MAPKPPLMDLPIKTADSGFYRGFTKDVTITAKILVGALIIWAIAFPGPAASVLGAINGFILATFNYWYVYVMAFFVILCFALALWPAAGRLKLGLPEDKPEFSNFSWFSMMFGAGIGIGMLTFATAEPMYHWASNPQTIMGETTGSSADNVRSAYVWSFTHWGLAAWASYAIVGLALGYFSYRRGLPLTIRSGLTPLFGKALSGPLGHVVDVVAVVATVLGVSQTLGFGVEQFISGLYRIGFGEWLYTADAEGARSSSTMAIIFALVVIMGASTLSALSGVGKGIKWLSNINMGLSFFVLAFFIVFGSTLFGLTALGLGIWDYLVSIPGNIFTVWAKDGTETGDALAGWQGGWTIFYWAWWIAFAPFVGVFLARISRGRTVREYVLGAMVIPAVMCFVWFALVGGTAIDLELNGDANGAITGAGQSDQLFAMLAVILSPTLAWVMSVLVVILLLTYLVTSADSAVLIINTINAAGDEGPKARPHILFWGAALALVVGGLIIAGGLGAIQTAMVIGALPFSLVMVLMGFALIKGIWRDGQRERHGVEAHTSEQPAE; this is encoded by the coding sequence ATGGCACCTAAGCCACCACTGATGGATCTGCCGATAAAAACGGCAGATAGCGGTTTTTACCGCGGATTCACGAAAGATGTGACAATCACCGCCAAGATTTTGGTTGGTGCATTGATTATTTGGGCAATTGCTTTCCCGGGACCGGCTGCGTCCGTGTTGGGTGCAATCAATGGGTTCATTCTGGCGACATTTAACTATTGGTATGTTTACGTAATGGCATTCTTTGTCATCCTTTGCTTTGCATTGGCTCTTTGGCCTGCAGCAGGGCGGCTCAAGCTGGGTTTGCCAGAAGACAAGCCTGAATTCTCAAATTTCTCCTGGTTCTCCATGATGTTCGGGGCAGGGATCGGCATTGGGATGTTGACCTTTGCGACGGCGGAACCGATGTATCACTGGGCAAGTAATCCCCAAACGATTATGGGGGAAACCACTGGAAGCTCTGCTGACAACGTGCGGTCAGCCTATGTTTGGTCCTTCACGCATTGGGGATTGGCTGCATGGGCATCCTACGCAATCGTGGGCCTCGCACTCGGCTATTTTTCCTATCGCAGAGGTTTGCCGCTCACGATCAGGTCCGGCCTGACACCGCTTTTTGGAAAGGCGCTTTCCGGACCGCTTGGGCACGTCGTTGACGTTGTCGCAGTTGTTGCAACTGTCCTCGGCGTCTCGCAAACGCTTGGTTTTGGTGTCGAACAGTTCATTTCTGGCCTATATCGGATCGGCTTTGGCGAATGGCTTTACACTGCGGACGCTGAAGGTGCGCGATCTTCATCCACAATGGCAATCATCTTTGCATTGGTTGTTATCATGGGGGCTTCGACGCTATCAGCCTTGTCCGGTGTGGGAAAAGGCATCAAGTGGTTGTCCAACATCAACATGGGGCTCAGCTTCTTTGTGCTGGCGTTCTTTATCGTGTTCGGATCGACACTGTTCGGTCTGACGGCGCTTGGCCTTGGCATCTGGGATTATCTTGTATCCATTCCTGGAAATATCTTCACGGTCTGGGCTAAGGATGGAACCGAGACCGGCGATGCACTTGCAGGTTGGCAGGGTGGCTGGACCATCTTTTACTGGGCATGGTGGATCGCATTCGCACCATTTGTCGGCGTCTTCCTTGCGCGGATTTCGCGTGGGAGAACAGTCCGCGAGTACGTGCTTGGTGCGATGGTGATCCCGGCGGTTATGTGTTTCGTCTGGTTTGCGCTAGTCGGGGGCACGGCAATCGATCTTGAGCTTAACGGCGATGCGAACGGAGCGATCACTGGGGCAGGGCAATCTGACCAGTTATTTGCAATGCTGGCGGTTATCTTGAGCCCGACACTTGCCTGGGTGATGTCTGTTCTCGTTGTGATATTGTTGTTGACCTATCTGGTTACGTCCGCTGACTCTGCGGTACTGATCATCAATACGATCAACGCTGCAGGCGACGAAGGTCCAAAGGCACGGCCACACATCCTGTTCTGGGGTGCGGCGCTTGCATTGGTCGTTGGCGGTCTGATCATTGCTGGCGGTCTCGGGGCTATACAGACAGCAATGGTGATCGGCGCGTTGCCATTCAGTCTGGTGATGGTTCTGATGGGTTTTGCGCTTATCAAAGGTATCTGGCGTGACGGACAGCGCGAACGCCACGGCGTGGAAGCGCACACATCCGAGCAACCCGCCGAGTAA
- the acuI gene encoding acryloyl-CoA reductase — MFKALVVEKNDEGKTSASVQELSEDQLPAAEVTVNVAYSTVNYKDGLCIGPGGGLVRNYPHIPGIDFAGTVSASDDPRYKPGDAVVLTGWRVGEAHWGGYSQKARVKADWLVPLPAGLDARQAMAVGTAGFTAMLAVMALEDHGIKDGPVLVTGAAGGVGSVATAILANLGYEVAAVTGRPETADYLKSLGATQIVPRDELNETIKRPLEGESWAGCVDAVGGEMLARVLGQMKYGASVAAVGLAGGAALPATVIPFLLRGVNLLGIDSVMQPYDNRVRAWERIAKDLPMNKLEAMIQPATLEDLPKLGSDILKGQVKGRVVVDVNA, encoded by the coding sequence ATGTTCAAAGCATTGGTTGTCGAAAAGAACGACGAAGGTAAGACCAGCGCATCGGTGCAGGAACTGAGCGAGGATCAACTGCCGGCCGCCGAGGTGACAGTGAACGTCGCTTACTCGACCGTCAATTACAAGGACGGGCTGTGCATCGGTCCGGGCGGCGGATTGGTCCGCAATTATCCCCATATTCCCGGTATTGATTTTGCAGGGACGGTCAGTGCTTCAGACGATCCGCGCTACAAACCAGGTGACGCTGTCGTCTTGACCGGCTGGCGCGTTGGCGAGGCGCATTGGGGCGGCTATTCCCAAAAGGCGCGGGTCAAGGCTGATTGGCTGGTACCGCTTCCAGCGGGTCTGGACGCGCGGCAAGCGATGGCAGTTGGCACGGCTGGCTTCACAGCAATGTTGGCCGTGATGGCACTGGAAGATCACGGCATCAAGGACGGCCCGGTGTTGGTAACAGGTGCGGCTGGCGGTGTCGGTTCGGTAGCCACTGCTATTCTTGCCAACCTTGGATATGAGGTTGCCGCTGTTACCGGGCGCCCCGAGACAGCCGACTACCTCAAAAGCCTTGGCGCAACCCAGATCGTTCCGCGTGATGAATTGAATGAAACAATAAAACGTCCACTGGAAGGTGAGAGCTGGGCGGGCTGTGTCGATGCCGTCGGCGGTGAAATGCTGGCTCGTGTGCTCGGTCAGATGAAATACGGGGCAAGCGTAGCGGCTGTAGGACTGGCAGGCGGTGCCGCGCTTCCGGCGACGGTCATCCCGTTCCTGTTGCGCGGCGTGAATTTGCTTGGGATAGACAGTGTCATGCAACCTTACGACAATCGTGTCCGGGCATGGGAGCGTATCGCGAAGGACTTACCAATGAATAAGCTTGAGGCGATGATACAGCCAGCAACGCTCGAAGACCTCCCGAAGCTCGGTTCGGACATTCTCAAGGGGCAGGTCAAAGGTCGGGTCGTCGTGGATGTGAACGCCTGA
- a CDS encoding dimethylsulfoniopropionate demethylase, whose translation MAKIAPSRRIRRTPFSAGVEAAGAKGYTVYNHMLLPTVFDSVVEDYHHLKKAVQIWDVSCERQIELRGPDAGRLMQMLTPRDLRGMLPGQCYYVPIVDETGGMLNDPVALKLSEDRWWISIADSDLLFWVKGLAYGYRLDVLVDEPDVSPLGVQGPLADDLMVRVFGDAVRSIKFFRFGWFDFNGVSMAVARSGYSKQGGFEIYVDGTENGMPLWHALMEAGKDLDVRAGCPNLIERIEGGLLSYGNDMTRWNTPHECGLGRFCSTQTAIGCVGRDALLRVAREGPNQQIRPISVSGDLPPCDRPWPLMAKNKKVGQVTSAAKSPDYGTNVAIGMVRMTHWDAGTELSVFTQDGTFNAEVQENFWI comes from the coding sequence ATGGCAAAAATCGCTCCGTCCCGGCGTATCCGGCGCACACCGTTTTCTGCTGGCGTCGAAGCTGCCGGTGCCAAAGGCTACACTGTCTATAATCATATGCTTTTGCCCACGGTATTTGACAGTGTTGTCGAGGACTACCACCACCTTAAGAAAGCCGTTCAAATCTGGGACGTTTCATGTGAGCGCCAAATAGAATTGCGGGGTCCTGACGCAGGGCGCCTTATGCAGATGCTGACCCCGCGTGACTTGCGTGGCATGCTCCCGGGGCAGTGCTATTACGTTCCCATCGTTGATGAGACTGGTGGTATGTTGAATGATCCGGTTGCGCTCAAGCTATCCGAGGATCGTTGGTGGATTTCAATTGCCGACAGTGATCTACTGTTCTGGGTCAAGGGCCTTGCCTATGGCTATCGACTTGACGTTCTGGTCGATGAACCCGACGTGTCGCCGCTTGGTGTGCAGGGCCCACTCGCCGATGACCTGATGGTGCGCGTATTCGGCGATGCGGTGCGCAGCATCAAATTTTTCCGTTTTGGCTGGTTTGACTTTAATGGTGTCAGCATGGCTGTTGCGCGCTCGGGATATTCTAAGCAAGGCGGTTTCGAGATTTACGTTGACGGTACGGAAAACGGAATGCCGCTTTGGCATGCGCTGATGGAAGCTGGCAAAGACTTGGATGTCCGTGCGGGATGTCCGAACCTGATCGAACGGATCGAAGGCGGTTTGCTGTCCTATGGAAATGATATGACTCGCTGGAACACACCTCATGAATGTGGACTGGGCCGCTTCTGTTCGACCCAAACTGCGATTGGATGTGTCGGGCGCGATGCGCTATTGCGAGTTGCAAGGGAAGGGCCGAACCAGCAAATCCGGCCGATAAGCGTGAGCGGTGATTTGCCGCCGTGCGATCGTCCGTGGCCATTGATGGCAAAGAACAAGAAAGTCGGGCAGGTGACCTCTGCTGCCAAGTCGCCCGACTATGGAACCAATGTTGCGATCGGAATGGTACGCATGACACATTGGGATGCGGGAACCGAGCTTTCGGTCTTTACCCAAGACGGAACGTTCAACGCAGAAGTTCAAGAGAACTTCTGGATCTAG
- a CDS encoding DinB family protein, whose protein sequence is MARYNTWQNSGLRDVVDKMSDAELRKDRGAFFGSVMATLNHLLWGDMIWMSRFDMGEAPPGGITESVHLTPTKAVWAAERFRMDGRITEWARHLKAIDLAGDLNWTNTNGEAKTDRMWVCVTHFFNHQTHHRGQVHAMLTAAGQTLPATDIPALLDRH, encoded by the coding sequence ATGGCGCGTTATAATACGTGGCAGAACAGCGGTTTACGAGACGTTGTTGATAAAATGTCTGATGCTGAATTGCGCAAGGACCGGGGTGCGTTCTTTGGGTCTGTGATGGCGACGCTGAACCATCTGCTTTGGGGTGATATGATCTGGATGAGCCGCTTCGACATGGGAGAGGCACCCCCCGGTGGCATCACTGAAAGCGTTCATCTGACGCCAACCAAAGCCGTCTGGGCGGCCGAGAGATTCCGCATGGACGGACGCATCACAGAGTGGGCACGGCACCTCAAGGCAATCGATCTGGCTGGCGATCTGAATTGGACCAATACCAACGGCGAGGCAAAGACCGATCGGATGTGGGTCTGTGTGACCCATTTCTTTAATCATCAGACACACCATCGTGGACAGGTACATGCGATGTTGACCGCTGCCGGCCAAACACTGCCAGCAACAGATATCCCAGCACTTTTGGACCGTCACTGA
- a CDS encoding DUF1326 domain-containing protein, with the protein MDNPKRRKLQPTDWAIKGELFLNCSCTLFCPCVVSLGAHPPTEGHCHAWMAIAIDEGHFEGEDLGSLNVGLLVDIPGRMAEGNWKVAAYVDERATQKAYNGILKIFSGQAGGTTGLFTMLVSEIIGAEREKVEIVREGTKRGIYIGRKIQGEIEMMKGSDPDHPVMVSNSKYWMGPDIIAAAGTKSKVRDYGRVWDFGGKSAEVCPIDWKGPKP; encoded by the coding sequence ATGGACAATCCCAAGCGACGCAAGCTGCAGCCGACCGACTGGGCCATCAAGGGTGAGCTGTTTCTCAACTGCTCATGTACCCTGTTTTGCCCATGTGTTGTTTCACTTGGCGCGCACCCACCGACAGAGGGGCATTGCCACGCATGGATGGCCATCGCGATTGATGAAGGACATTTCGAAGGCGAGGACCTTGGTAGCCTGAACGTTGGCCTTTTGGTCGATATCCCGGGCCGCATGGCGGAAGGAAACTGGAAAGTCGCGGCATATGTCGATGAGCGCGCGACGCAGAAGGCCTATAACGGAATTCTCAAAATCTTCAGCGGGCAGGCAGGAGGCACGACAGGTCTGTTCACGATGCTGGTATCGGAAATAATCGGTGCCGAACGCGAGAAGGTCGAGATCGTCCGTGAGGGCACCAAACGCGGCATTTATATAGGCCGCAAAATTCAGGGCGAGATCGAAATGATGAAGGGTTCCGATCCCGATCATCCGGTCATGGTGTCCAATTCGAAGTATTGGATGGGCCCCGACATCATTGCAGCTGCTGGCACGAAATCAAAAGTGCGCGACTATGGCCGTGTCTGGGACTTCGGCGGGAAGTCAGCCGAAGTTTGCCCGATCGATTGGAAAGGCCCCAAACCTTGA
- a CDS encoding DUF2182 domain-containing protein, whose product MAWAMMYMMSTSMGLDLVGRPSGMVMNDGSMTRFGGLFAMWAIMMAAMMLPTMVPTLNTYERLMVSADGTRSGWIGVLIGYFVVWVGFAALIASVQQGLLMLGAIDMLGIATSKWLSVGLLFVVGGFQFTRTKEVCHGVCHSPMTYFLGHWRTGFAGGLRMGLGLGFYCVGCCWGFMALGFVGGVMSLLWMGLATLFMIFEKLPDIGHHLTKPAGVVLILAGSILAFWPL is encoded by the coding sequence ATGGCGTGGGCAATGATGTACATGATGAGCACATCTATGGGCCTTGATCTGGTCGGTCGGCCTTCCGGCATGGTTATGAACGATGGCAGCATGACTCGTTTTGGCGGGTTGTTTGCAATGTGGGCAATCATGATGGCCGCGATGATGCTGCCAACGATGGTACCTACGCTGAACACATATGAACGGCTCATGGTCAGCGCTGATGGCACTCGGTCAGGTTGGATCGGCGTTCTCATCGGCTACTTCGTGGTCTGGGTCGGTTTTGCGGCGCTTATCGCTTCGGTGCAACAAGGTTTGTTGATGCTGGGTGCAATTGACATGCTTGGGATTGCAACATCGAAGTGGCTGTCCGTCGGGTTGCTTTTCGTGGTGGGCGGGTTCCAGTTCACGCGCACGAAAGAGGTCTGCCATGGCGTATGTCATAGCCCAATGACATACTTCCTTGGCCATTGGCGGACAGGGTTTGCCGGCGGACTGCGGATGGGCCTTGGGCTTGGTTTTTATTGTGTGGGTTGTTGTTGGGGATTTATGGCGCTTGGTTTCGTTGGAGGCGTAATGTCCCTCTTATGGATGGGGCTGGCGACGTTGTTCATGATCTTTGAAAAGCTACCGGATATCGGGCATCATCTGACAAAGCCTGCGGGGGTCGTTCTGATCCTTGCTGGCAGTATCTTGGCCTTTTGGCCGCTTTAG
- a CDS encoding FadR/GntR family transcriptional regulator has protein sequence MKIDPTNPADLSAQIAEQIKAAIISGDLPVDERLPSEAEMADQFQVSRSTVREALKRLGAQSLIRTQRGATGGAFVNRLTYAQAHGQQITTSTLLLSMNTVSFATACEARYALERACAPLSVMRRTADHLATMRTETYRQAQPGLTDEAFCASDVAFHRALVDAAHNPVLSYQLAGAVEAMQPLMNMITFSARSREKIIALHTAIVDAIEKQNAAATDTHLAELAAYTNELAQNVFAARNARASE, from the coding sequence ATGAAAATTGATCCCACGAATCCCGCCGATCTGTCCGCACAGATTGCAGAACAGATCAAAGCTGCGATCATTTCAGGTGATCTGCCGGTCGATGAACGCCTGCCCTCAGAGGCCGAAATGGCTGATCAGTTTCAAGTGTCCCGGTCAACCGTACGCGAGGCACTCAAACGGTTAGGGGCGCAATCTCTGATCCGGACGCAGCGTGGTGCCACAGGGGGTGCTTTTGTCAATCGCTTGACTTACGCACAGGCTCACGGACAACAAATCACGACGTCCACCCTGCTCCTATCGATGAACACAGTAAGTTTTGCGACAGCGTGCGAAGCCCGCTATGCGCTCGAACGCGCATGCGCCCCGCTTTCTGTTATGCGCCGCACGGCGGATCACCTGGCGACAATGCGGACCGAAACGTACCGGCAAGCGCAACCAGGCCTGACGGACGAGGCATTCTGCGCCAGTGATGTCGCCTTTCACAGGGCGTTGGTGGATGCGGCACACAATCCTGTTTTGTCGTATCAGCTGGCGGGGGCCGTCGAGGCGATGCAACCGCTGATGAACATGATTACTTTCTCGGCCCGCTCGCGCGAAAAAATTATTGCCCTGCATACAGCGATTGTAGATGCTATCGAAAAACAGAATGCGGCCGCAACCGATACGCATCTTGCTGAACTTGCAGCCTATACGAATGAACTCGCACAGAACGTTTTTGCAGCGCGCAATGCTCGTGCGAGCGAATGA